The stretch of DNA TCGCTATAACTTCAGCGAGACTTTCGGCCTTTATTGCGAAGCCCAATACAACCCTCTGCGCACTTTTCACTCCAGCACCGACCATGCCTCGCTCTACACCCGGCGGTTAGGTCTGTCGGCAGGGCTCACCTTTAGTTTCTGAATCCCTGCCTCACTCCATCCCCGCGGTTGAGTCTTCAAGGGGGCCTCTCACCTGATAGGCAGGGTGAGGGCCCCCTTTTTTTAGCTCCATACCATCGTATCGCAGCCCCATTGCAGATTCCGAACAAACACGTTCTATCAGGCATCGGAAAGCATATCAATCGCATCGATTTTGTCTGTATGGAGAGTCTCCCCCTTACTGCTTCCCTCCTTACTCCTCAAAAGCTAAGAAAACGAGGTGCGTTTTCTTAGCTTTTGCAATGCCATCTCTTAGCTTTTGCACATCGTTTTCTTAGCGTTTAGAACATCCTACTTCTCTCCCCTCTCTTTACGACTTACTTCCCTCCTCCTTATTTCTCAGATTAATATTTAAACGAACTGCCGCCAAGAAACTCGCGGAGCAAAGAAGTAGGGGGCAATTGGCCGAAGGGCATGGGGGCGAAATAACGGAGAAACTTGCGCAGACGATAGGCTTCGGAATATTCGTCGCAGTTTTCGGGCACTTGTTCGAGCAGAGGTTCGGCTTGCGTTTTGAGGATGGCCAGCTCGAAAAGCATGGCCGTGTTGAACATGACATCGGCATTTTCCTGGTAAGGAAATATCCATTTGTTCTCTCCGGCACGAACGCTGGGCCACCGACGGATGGTTTCTGCAGCCGAAACGCCCCGGTATTTGTAGTCGCGAACGATGCGGCGGAGCAGTCGATTGTCGGTGGTGGGGATATAATTGTGGTCGTCTAAGAGGATGGTTGTCAGGGCTGAGGCGTAGACACGATACTTTTGAGCTTCGGGAATCTGAGCTGTAAGCTCGGGATTGAGGGCGTGGATGCCCTCGACCACCAGGATGCTGCGCGCGTCTAACCGCAGTCGGCGGCCGCCAGGTTCGCTTTTGCCCGTCACAAAGTTATAGTGCGGCATCTCGATTTCCTCTCCACGGAAGAGTGCAGAGAGCTGTTGGTTGAGCAAAGGAATGTTCAGGGCGTAGAGACTCTCGTAATCCAGTTCGCCAGAGGTATCTCGGGGCGTGCATTCGCGGTCTACGAAGTAGTCGTCCAGCGAGATCTGCACCGGCCGGATGCCGTTGGTCAGCAACTGAATGGAGAGCCTTTTGCAGGTGGTTGTTTTGCCCGACGACGACGGACCGGCCAACAACACCATCCTTACGCCCTCTTTTTGAGCGATTTCATCGGCGATACGAGCAATTTTTTTCTCTTGCAAAGCCTCGGAAACGTTGATCAGATCGGTGCTGAAACCCTTGGCCACGGCTCGGTTGAAGTCGCCCACGGTGGAGATGCCGAGGATGTTTTGCCAGCGATGATGTTCTTTAAAAATCTCGAACATCTTGTCTTGCCTCACCAGTTCGCCCAGCTGCGAGGGATCAGCCAGCGAGGGCACACGCAGCAACAAGCCGTCGTAATATTGCTCCAAACCGAACAAATGCAGGTTACCGGTGTTGGTGAGCAGCGATCCGTAGTAGTAATCCACATAATCGTCGAGCTGATAATAAGTGGTGTAGAGTGTGCCGATGGTCTCGAGGAGTTTCACTTTGGCCTCGTCTCCCTTGGTGCGAAACATGTCGATGGCAGCCTCGGTGGTGGTTTCGTGGCGAGAGATGGGGATGCGTTGATCGATGAGTTGTTGCATACGGGCGCGAATTCGGCCGGCATCCTCTGGGCTGACGGGTCGCCCCATCTGCAAGTTCACATAATAACCGTTGCTCACTGGGATGCCGATCACCACCTCGCTGCCCGCATACAAGTCGTGAATGGCCTTGCAAAGCACGAAGAACAAGGTGCGGGTATAGGCCCGTGAGGCAGAGGGAGCATGCAAATCGAGAAACTCCACGTCTTTGTTGTGATAAAGACGGTAGTGCATTCCCTCCACTTTATTGTTGACTTTAGCGTTCACCGGGCCAAAAGGCATCGTCAAATTTAATTCGTAAAAAACGTCATAAAGTGTACTTCCCGTTGGCACTTTTACCGTTTTTTTATTATTTTTGCATCGAACTTGTACAACTTGTTTCATCTAATTGGATTGTTAGAGATTATAGCGCATAAAGTTATCACATACGAAGCGAACACCCAAACATGCCCTATTCACATATTATTATTTTATGCAGACAAGTGATTATTTAATGTTTTTTTTCAGGATAGCAGGAGCTTTGGCCTTGCTTATCTATGGTATGAAAATCATGAGCGAGGCCTTACAGAAGATGGCCGGCTCGCAACTGCGACACATTCTCGGTGCAATGACCACCAATCGATTCACCGGAATGCTCACCGGAACGTTCATTACCTGCGCCGTCCAGTCGTCTTCGGCCACGACAGTGATGACCGTTTCCTTCGTCAACGCCGGTCTGCTGACGCTGGCACAAGCCATATCGGTCATCATGGGAGCCAATATCGGCACCACATTCACGGCCTGGATCATGTCATTAGGCTATTCGATAGACCTTACGAACTTTGTTTTTCCCGCCTTTTTAGTAGGTATTGCGCTCATCTATTCTCGCAAACACCGCTACAAAGGCGATTTTCTTTTCGGCATTTCCTTTCTTTTCTTCAGTCTGGTATTGCTTAGCGACACCGGAAAAGCACTGGACTTGCAACACAACCAGGGCGTGATCGACTTCTTTAGGTCGTTCGACGTCAACAGCTACTTCACGATCCTCATCTTTTTGCTCATCGGAACGATCATCACCTGTATGGTTCAGTCGTCGGCAGCAGTGATGGCCATCACCATTCTCTTGTGTTCCACCGGCGTGCTGCCCATCTATCTGGGCATCGCTCTTGTGATGGGAGAGAACATCGGCACGACAGCCACGGCCAATCTGGCCGCTTTGGGAGCCAACACGCAGGCCCGGCGGGCAGCCTTTGCCCATCTGCTGTTCAATGTTTTCGGAGTGATTTGGGTGCTTTGCGTGTTCTATCCCTTCGTCAACGGCGTGTGCCGCATCGTGGGTTACGACCCTGCGACCTCTCATCTTTCTGTGCACGAGTTTTCG from Prevotella sp. oral taxon 475 encodes:
- a CDS encoding nucleoside kinase, with amino-acid sequence MKQVVQVRCKNNKKTVKVPTGSTLYDVFYELNLTMPFGPVNAKVNNKVEGMHYRLYHNKDVEFLDLHAPSASRAYTRTLFFVLCKAIHDLYAGSEVVIGIPVSNGYYVNLQMGRPVSPEDAGRIRARMQQLIDQRIPISRHETTTEAAIDMFRTKGDEAKVKLLETIGTLYTTYYQLDDYVDYYYGSLLTNTGNLHLFGLEQYYDGLLLRVPSLADPSQLGELVRQDKMFEIFKEHHRWQNILGISTVGDFNRAVAKGFSTDLINVSEALQEKKIARIADEIAQKEGVRMVLLAGPSSSGKTTTCKRLSIQLLTNGIRPVQISLDDYFVDRECTPRDTSGELDYESLYALNIPLLNQQLSALFRGEEIEMPHYNFVTGKSEPGGRRLRLDARSILVVEGIHALNPELTAQIPEAQKYRVYASALTTILLDDHNYIPTTDNRLLRRIVRDYKYRGVSAAETIRRWPSVRAGENKWIFPYQENADVMFNTAMLFELAILKTQAEPLLEQVPENCDEYSEAYRLRKFLRYFAPMPFGQLPPTSLLREFLGGSSFKY
- a CDS encoding Na/Pi cotransporter family protein, which translates into the protein MQTSDYLMFFFRIAGALALLIYGMKIMSEALQKMAGSQLRHILGAMTTNRFTGMLTGTFITCAVQSSSATTVMTVSFVNAGLLTLAQAISVIMGANIGTTFTAWIMSLGYSIDLTNFVFPAFLVGIALIYSRKHRYKGDFLFGISFLFFSLVLLSDTGKALDLQHNQGVIDFFRSFDVNSYFTILIFLLIGTIITCMVQSSAAVMAITILLCSTGVLPIYLGIALVMGENIGTTATANLAALGANTQARRAAFAHLLFNVFGVIWVLCVFYPFVNGVCRIVGYDPATSHLSVHEFSMKIPIILAAFHTCFNLFNTFILIWLIPQLERVACWAIQSGKKDEEEEFRLRFIQAGIMKTPELSVLEAQKEITSFAERIQRMFGMVRELLGTREESKFVKLYSRIEKYESISDNMELEIAKYLSQVSDAHLSDETKGKIRDMMREISELESIGDSCYNLARTISRLENSKEDFTEHQYERIHQMFELTDDSLSQMNIIVNGRKENVDANRSFNIENEINNYRNQLRTQNLTDIDNHEYTYTLGTMYMDIINECEKLGDYVVNVVEARMGTRRHEA